Genomic segment of Paenibacillus macerans:
GCATCGTTCAGGGCAAGTTTCCGACACAGCCCAATGAAATGGCGATAGAAGAAGGCTACTTTTCGGCCGATGCTCCCAAACCCGGTATCGGGGATCGCATCGTAGTGGAGTTTAGAAACAACGCCAGCAAAGAAATGCAGACGAACGAATTTGTGATCTCAGGCTTGTTACAAACGACTGCGTCCGGAGAGGCAAATCGGATCAGCTACAACGCCTTGGTATCAAAGGCGTTTATCGCGGCCGATCCGCACCTTTCCAAGGCAAAATATTCCGCAGCCATTAAAGTGCAAAATGCCGGCAGCTATGCCAATGAAGAACTGAAATCCAAAATCAAAGATATCGGAAATCAAATCGGCTTTCCTGAGCAAAACGTTCAGATCAATAATATGAACGTAGATACCAACAATCTATCAGGCGGCACCATCCTGATGATTTTTTGCATCATCGTGGTCATTGCATTGGCATGCTGGGTCGTAATCTACAACATTTTTTATATATCGATTATCAAACAAATCAAACAATATGGACAACTACGGGCATTAGGAGCAACGCGCAAGCAAATTAAAAAGATGGTGAAATATGAAGGGGGATATGTATCCCGTAATTTTATCCCGGTTGGCGTTCTCCTAGGATGCTTGATGAGTTGGGCCATGAATCCTTCCGTTTGGACGTTCCTTCCCAGCCTGCTTCTCGCTATAGCGGCAGGTTTGTTTACGGTTATAACGGTACGGTTTTCATTAAACGCGCCGGCCAAGTTTGCAGCGAAAATATCCCCGATCGAAGCGATTCGCTACATCGGAGCGGAAATCTATATCTATAAGAGGAAAGAGAAGAAAAGCTCGAAACGGCTAACCCCCTTTGCTTTGGCCGGGATGAATTTAACAAGAAGCCGAAAAAAAACGCTGTTGACGTTGTTATCGTTGATCTTAAGCGGCGTTCTGTTCATTTCATTTGCGACACTGCTGAATTCGGTTGATGCGGTCTCCAGAACTCAGCCGAACTTCCCGAATAACGGGAAGTTCGTGATTCAAATCAACAGTGAACTTTATTCTGAAACGGTGAATTTAAGCGATCTGCAAAGCGAGAATCAGCTCTCCGGGACTTTAAAGGGCAGCATCCTCTCCATAAGCGGAGTCGATCGTGTTATAGAACGTCAGTATATCGAAGCCACTATTAAAGGAACGAGCGAAAGTGAAGGACCTGCGGTGGTAAGCGTAGAAAACATTTCTCCGAATAATATAGAGCCATTACGAAAGCGCCTGGTTCAAGGAAAAATACCTGAAGTTGATTCTTCGGATGATTCCTATATTCTGATGAACAGCGCCAGTAGTGCTTTCGAATTTTATGGCATTAAGTACGCCGTTGGCGACCGAATTTCATTTATCATTGGCAATGATCGGGACAAGGTTGAACATGAGTTCGAGATCATTGGCGATATAGCGGATAAAAACATGGGAACAGAGTTTTACTTGCCGTCCAAAGTCATGCAATCCTTAGCCCCTTTTAATCCGAATCAAAGTTTTGAAGTGGTTCTCAAGGAAAATACGAATGAACAAATCGTGAAAGAGGAGCTGCAACGTCTGATTCAAAACAAGGACACTTTAAACGTACTTTCATTTTCTGACATGGTGAAGTCCAATAAGGCGGGCTTTCGAATGATCACGATTGCTGTGTACAGTTTTATGATTTTTATAGCCTTATTTAGCGTTATTAATCTGTTGAACACGGTTATGACCACAATTAATGCGAGAAGAGTCGAAATCGGAATTATGCAAGCCATAGGCATGGATCGGAAACAGTTATTCGCCATGTTGGGTTGCGAAACCGGGTTTTTAATTGTTGGAAGCTTCGTGATTTCTCTTCTTGCAGGGAATCTTATCGGGTATGGGATAAGCGAATCTTTAGGGAACGTTGGCGGACTTTCTTTTATTCATTATAAATTTCCGTGGCTTGCCATTTTCTTATATGTATTCGCTACGTTGCTGATTCAAGTTTGCGTACTCCGGTTCATGAGGAGCTCAATGTCAAGGCAGACTGTAGTGGAGAGATTACGATAAATGGGGATGAGGTTAAGCTAACCACATATGCTAACCATCTAGGCTACTTCAGAGTACATTTAAACAAAAACCATTTCGCCAGGTCTCAAAGGAGCATACAGTTAAAGCAAAACCTGAATGAAAGGAAAGTGCTTATGGAGTGCACCTTAAACCTGGCGGATGGTTGCAATCTTCAATGTACTTATTGTTATGAAGGCAATGAAAAACGGAACTCGGTCTTAAGCGAAGAAGTGATGCGGGAAGCTATCGATTTTATGGTGGAAAATAACCCGAAAGAAGAAAAAATTCATCTTAGTTTGCTAGGTGGAGAACCATTATTAAACAAAAAGGTGCTCCTCCGTCTTTTTGATTATATAGATGATAAATACCGCGAAATAAAACAAAGGTTTGAGTTCGAGATGACCACCAATGGGATATTGCTCGATGACAGGATCATGGAAATCGTGAGAAATAATAACTTCAAACTTTATGTCAGCATCGATGGGGACCGTGAGACGCATAATTTAAACAGATCAAGCGGCAATAAGAGGAATTACTACGACACGATTCTGCGCAATCTACAAAAGTTAATTGAGCAAAAAGTCCAGTTTGGCGTTCGGATGACGGTGACTTGCAATAATGTACACATATTTCATCAAAATGTACTTTATTTTTACGAGATGGGCGTGAAAAGAGTTCACGCCGCTTACGATGATTTCGGAGCGTGGACACGAGAAACCCTGAACCTGCTGGATGAACAGATGGAGCTTCTGGACGAGTACTATTTAAATTCGGTGGCAAACACTCAAGATCGCCTCTTTAATTTGCATGATCTCAAGTTAACAACGTTTTTTGCCAGCAGGAAGCCGCTGTTTTGTTCGGCCGGTTCAATCGGGCACTTTACGGTAAATAGCAGCGGGGATATCTTTCCCTGCGGGTATGTACTGAACGATATGAAATGGAACATCGGAAATTTTCAGGAGGGTATTGACCGAACGAAACTAATAAGTTGTATCAAAGCGTCTGTGAAACCTTCGAACAAATGCAATGATTGCGATATCGCCTTTACGTGCAGTGGGCGAAAGTGCGGATTTCAAAATTACCGGCTGACGGGTTCTTTAAATATACCTTCGGACATTACGTGCAAACTGGAACGGATATTGTATAAACATAATTACCAAGTGATTAAAAAGATGTATGAGCGGAAAATCCCCAGATTAATGAGATATTTTGAGATTGCCGAGGCCAATCAAATTAAAATCGGAAAGACGATGGAATCCATCATCCGTGAAGCGGCGGCTGCCAAATCATAAAATAAAGGGGTATCCTACCATGTATTCAATATCGCTGGAAGTTAATCAGAAATGCAATCTGAGGTGTAAATACTGCTATTTAGGGGATAAAGCAGGCTCCGTCATGTCATTGAAAACGGCTAAACAAAGCGTAGATTTGGCATTTGATCAAGCGGTGATTCATAGGGACAAAAAAATCTGGTTTGATTTTATCGGCGGGGAAGCGCTGATCGATTTTCCTTTGCTGAACCAAATACTGCAGTATATCCAGGATAAAAATAAGGACAAGCAGTACCATGTTAAATTGTCGATGACCTCGAATGCTACGCTCCTGAATTCGGAAATTATCGATTGGTTGGCGGAAAACAACTTTGATTTAAAAGTAAGCATTGACGGAAAAAAGGACGTCCACGATCTGAATCGGGTTACCATCCATAACAGGGGTTCATTTGATGCTATTTTGAAAAACTGGAAACATGTACGTGAATATGAACGGAAAGCGGGAAAATACATCCAGGCGACCAATGTTATTACGAGAAACAATTACATGCATTACGGGGAAACCGTGAAGTTTCTGGTTGAAGAATTAGGCATCAAAATCGTTGACACGGCTATTGATTTGTCCGTCGACTGGAAAAAAGATGAGCTGACGGTCATTTGCGATGAAATAAATAAGGTATTTTCCTTTTATGAACAATGTGCCGCTGAAAGAAAAGCTTTTGGATGGAGCTTTATTAATGAAGTTTTCAGTTCCGTGGAGAAAAAGAGGAAATTTTACAGCTGCGGCGCCGGGATCATTAGCCTTTATGTCCGGACGGACGGAACCTTTTACCCGTGTCACGCCTACATGGTAGAAGAGGAAAGCCTGGGAAACGCCGATCAAGGATTAAACCGGAATAAAATTGAATACTTAAAAAATTTGAATTCTATCGATAATGAAAACTGCAATAGGTGTGAAATTTACGAAGTGTGCGGGGCAAAGGGCTGTATTATGCAAAGTTTGGAAACGAATGGCGACGTGAATTTGCCGGATCCAACGCTCTGTTATATGCAGAAGTTTAAAAGTTCTTTCTATTATAAAAATATAGACCGATTAAAAAAAATCGCCGAAGGAAGTCGTGCCTATGAATACGAACTTTAGTCCCCAAATCAAAATCGTAAAAAAGAATGGAAAAGTAATCCTGTTGAACCCGGAAAGTTCCCATTGGGTAAAGATGGATGAGCGTGTTTTTAATAAATATAGCACTCATTGGACGGTTTTTTGTGAATATTTGAACAAAAGATTCAGCCTTTTTGAGACGATCGACAAAAAACAATCGATCAATAACGTATACTATTCAGTTACGGGCAAATGTAATTTGAATTGCGATTTTTGCAGCATGAATTCGGGAACACATGTCAGCACGAAAGAGGACCTTTCCTTGGAGGAGATAAAACATACTTTGATCCCCAAAATCAGGGCAGTTAGCCCCAAAGTAGTCATTATTACCGGTGGGGAGCCTTTTGTAAGAAAGGACATCATCGAAATTTTAAAGGCCTTCAGCGATACCTTCGGAAAGGAACGCATCCTTCTTCAAACGAATGGACTGCTGCTTAGCAAAAAGCTTATCGATAACTTCGCGCAATACGTTGGAGCTGTTGAGATCAGCATAGAAAATATATTCGAACACGATAAATTGCTGAATAAGATGATAACATCGTTCAACCAGATTATTGATAACGATTGCAGTTTGAAATTTTC
This window contains:
- a CDS encoding ABC transporter permease, which codes for MAKLNTSGIKRLSKANLKADRVKYYFAGSIIALAAFLLTVVLTFGYNSFTNLQNDSDFQAIFYNVSPDEISRIQQVEEIDKVGLYLEVGREKQEERSLSILYTDQTMMDLSNASIVQGKFPTQPNEMAIEEGYFSADAPKPGIGDRIVVEFRNNASKEMQTNEFVISGLLQTTASGEANRISYNALVSKAFIAADPHLSKAKYSAAIKVQNAGSYANEELKSKIKDIGNQIGFPEQNVQINNMNVDTNNLSGGTILMIFCIIVVIALACWVVIYNIFYISIIKQIKQYGQLRALGATRKQIKKMVKYEGGYVSRNFIPVGVLLGCLMSWAMNPSVWTFLPSLLLAIAAGLFTVITVRFSLNAPAKFAAKISPIEAIRYIGAEIYIYKRKEKKSSKRLTPFALAGMNLTRSRKKTLLTLLSLILSGVLFISFATLLNSVDAVSRTQPNFPNNGKFVIQINSELYSETVNLSDLQSENQLSGTLKGSILSISGVDRVIERQYIEATIKGTSESEGPAVVSVENISPNNIEPLRKRLVQGKIPEVDSSDDSYILMNSASSAFEFYGIKYAVGDRISFIIGNDRDKVEHEFEIIGDIADKNMGTEFYLPSKVMQSLAPFNPNQSFEVVLKENTNEQIVKEELQRLIQNKDTLNVLSFSDMVKSNKAGFRMITIAVYSFMIFIALFSVINLLNTVMTTINARRVEIGIMQAIGMDRKQLFAMLGCETGFLIVGSFVISLLAGNLIGYGISESLGNVGGLSFIHYKFPWLAIFLYVFATLLIQVCVLRFMRSSMSRQTVVERLR
- a CDS encoding radical SAM/SPASM domain-containing protein produces the protein MECTLNLADGCNLQCTYCYEGNEKRNSVLSEEVMREAIDFMVENNPKEEKIHLSLLGGEPLLNKKVLLRLFDYIDDKYREIKQRFEFEMTTNGILLDDRIMEIVRNNNFKLYVSIDGDRETHNLNRSSGNKRNYYDTILRNLQKLIEQKVQFGVRMTVTCNNVHIFHQNVLYFYEMGVKRVHAAYDDFGAWTRETLNLLDEQMELLDEYYLNSVANTQDRLFNLHDLKLTTFFASRKPLFCSAGSIGHFTVNSSGDIFPCGYVLNDMKWNIGNFQEGIDRTKLISCIKASVKPSNKCNDCDIAFTCSGRKCGFQNYRLTGSLNIPSDITCKLERILYKHNYQVIKKMYERKIPRLMRYFEIAEANQIKIGKTMESIIREAAAAKS
- a CDS encoding radical SAM/SPASM domain-containing protein, translated to MYSISLEVNQKCNLRCKYCYLGDKAGSVMSLKTAKQSVDLAFDQAVIHRDKKIWFDFIGGEALIDFPLLNQILQYIQDKNKDKQYHVKLSMTSNATLLNSEIIDWLAENNFDLKVSIDGKKDVHDLNRVTIHNRGSFDAILKNWKHVREYERKAGKYIQATNVITRNNYMHYGETVKFLVEELGIKIVDTAIDLSVDWKKDELTVICDEINKVFSFYEQCAAERKAFGWSFINEVFSSVEKKRKFYSCGAGIISLYVRTDGTFYPCHAYMVEEESLGNADQGLNRNKIEYLKNLNSIDNENCNRCEIYEVCGAKGCIMQSLETNGDVNLPDPTLCYMQKFKSSFYYKNIDRLKKIAEGSRAYEYEL